In one Mustela lutreola isolate mMusLut2 chromosome 8, mMusLut2.pri, whole genome shotgun sequence genomic region, the following are encoded:
- the TNS2 gene encoding tensin-2 isoform X2 — MGWPGGSPCCCPAPARPRPAGRPPQPRKAEPHSFREKVFRKKPPVCAVCKVTIDGTGVSCRVCKVATHRKCEAKVTSSCQALPPAELRRNTAPVRRIEHLGSTKSLNHSKQRSTLPRSFSLDPLMERRWDLDLTYVTERILAAAFPARPDEQRHRGHLRELAHVLQSKHRDKYLLFNLSEKRHDLTRLNPKVQDFGWPELHAPPLDKLCSICKAMETWLSADPQHVVVLYCKGSKGKLGVIVSAYMHYSKISAGADQVLATLTMRKFCEDKVAAELQPSQRRYISYFSGLLSGSIRMNSSPLFLHYVLVPVLPAFEPGTGFQPFLKIYQSMQLVYTSGIYHITGPGPQQLCISLEPALLLKGDVMVTCYHKGGRGTDRTLVFRAQFHTCTIHGPRLTFPKDQLDEAWADERFPFQASVEFVFSSSPEKIKGNTPRNEPSVSVDYNTAEPAVRWDSYENFNQHHEDSVDGSPTHTRGPLDGSPYAQVQRAPRQTPPAPSPEPPPPPMLSVSSDSGHSSTLTTEPAAESPGRPPPTAAERQELDRLLGGCGVASGGRGAGRETAILDDEEQPPTGAGPPLGMYSGHRPGLSRHCSCRQGYQEPCGVPNGGYYRPEGTLDRRRLAYGGYEGHPQGYTEASVEKRRLCRSLSEGPYPYPPELGKPATGDFGYRAPGYREVVILEDAGLPALCSCPACEEKLALPTAALYGLRLEREAGEGWAGEAGKPRLHPVRTGHPLPLLVPAYGHHHAPMPDYSCLKPPKAAEDGHEGCSYAMCPENRYGHPGYPALVTYSYGGAVPSYCPAYGRVPHSCGSPAEGRGYPSSGAHSPRAGSISPGSPPYPQSRKLSYEIPAEEGGDRYPMPGHLAPAGPLASAESPEPGSWREGPSGHSTLPRSPRDAPCSASSELSAPSTPLHTSSPVQGKESTRRQDTTSSPTLVPTQRLSPGEALPSVPQGGAEKAPELPGRSGLELPVPSPFSPTSPPSSPSDWPQEKSPGSRSDGASPRGPVPTTLPGLRHAPWQGLRDPPDSPDGSPLTPVPTQMPWLMASSEPSQSSPTPAFPLAASYDINGPTQPPLPEKRHLLGPGQQPGPWSSEQASPPARGTSHHVTFAPLLSDNVPQPPEPPMQESQSNVKFVQDTSKFWYKPHLSRDQAIALLKDKDPGAFLIRDSHSFQGAYGLALKVATPPPSAQPWKGDPLEQLVRHFLIETGPKGVKIKGCPSEPYFGSLSALVSQHSISPLSLPCCLRIPSKDPLEETPEAPVPANMSTAADLLRQGAACSVLYLTSVETESLTGPQAVARASSAALSCSPRATPAIVHFKVSAQGITLTDNQRKLFFRRHYPVNSITFSSTDPQDRRWANPDGTTSKIFGFVAKKPGSPWENVCHLFAELDPDQPAGAIVTFITKVLLGQRK; from the exons ATGGGCTGGCCCGGGGGCTCCCCCTGCTGCTGCCCCGCCCCggcgcgcccccgccccgccgggcGCCCCCCGCAG cccaggAAAGCTGAGCCACACAGCTTCCGAGAGAAGGTCTTCCGGAAGAAGCCACCAGTCTGTGCAGTGTGTAAGGTGACCATCGATGGGACTGGCGTCTCCTGCAGAG TTTGCAAGGTGGCAACACATAGAAAATGTGAAGCAAAG GTGACTTCGTCCTGTCAGGCCCTGCCCCCTGCGGAGCTG cGGAGAAACACGGCCCCTGTGAGGCGCATAGAGCACCTG GGATCCACCAAGTCTCTGAACCACTCAAAGCAGCGCAGCACTCTGCCCAG GAGCTTCAGCCTGGACCCGCTTATGGAGCGCCGCTGGGACTTGGACCTCACTTACGTGACGGAGCGGATCCTGGCCGCCGCCTTCCCCGCGCGGCCCGACGAACAGCGACACCGGGGCCACTTGCGCGAGCTGGCTCACGTGCTGCAATCCAAGCACCGCGACAAGTACCTG CTCTTCAACCTTTCAGAGAAAAGACATGACCTGACCCGCCTAAACCCCAAG GTCCAGGACTTCGGTTGGCCTGAGCTACATGCACCCCCGCTGGACAAGCTGTGTTCCATCTGCAAAGCCATGGAGACGTGGCTCAGTGCTGACCCACAGCATGTGGTCGTACTGTACTGCAAG GGGAGCAAGGGCAAGCTCGGGGTCATCGTCTCTGCCTACATGCACTACAGCAAGATCTCTGCAGG GGCAGACCAGGTACTGGCCACGCTCACCATGAGGAAGTTCTGCGAGGACAAGGTAGCGGCAGAGCTACAGCCCTCCCAGCGCCG ATACATCAGCTACTTCAGCGGCCTCCTGTCTGGCTCCATCAGGATGAACAGCAGCCCTCTCTTCCTGCACTACGTGCTCGTGCCTGTGCTGCCAGCCTTTGAACCTGGCACTG GCTTCCAGCCCTTCCTCAAGATCTACCAGTCCATGCAGCTGGTCTACACCTCTGGAATCTA CCACATCACAGGCCCTGGGCCTCAGCAGCTTTGCATCAGCCTGGAGCCAGCCCTCCTCCTCAAAGGCGATGTTATG GTGACCTGCTATCACAAGGGTGGCCGGGGGACAGACCGGACCCTGGTGTTCCGAGCCCAGTTCCACACGTGCACCATCCACGGGCCACGACTCACTTTCCCCAAGGACCAGCTAGATGAGGCCTGGGCTG ATGAGAGGTTCCCCTTCCAAGCCTCAGTGGAGTTTGTCTTCTCCTCCAGCCCTGAAAAGATCAAAG GCAACACTCCACGGAATGAGCCTTCGGTCTCTGTTGACTACAACACCGCGGAGCCCGCTGTGCGCTGGGATTCCTACGAGAACTTCAACCAGCACCACGAGGACAGTGTGGACG gctccccaaCCCACACCCGAGGACCCCTGGATGGCAGTCCTTACGCCCAGGTGCAGCGGGCCCCCCGCCAGACCCCGCCAGCGCCCTCTCCGGAGCCACCTCCACCCCCCATGCTCTCTGTCAGCAGTGACTCTGGCCATTCGTCCACGCTGACCACGGAGCCCGCAGCCGAGTCACCTGGCCGGCCGCCCCCAACAGCTGCTGAGCGGCAGGAGCTGGACCGCCTCCTGGGTGGCTGCGGCGTGGCCAGTGGGGGCCGGGGAGCTGGGCGAGAGACAGCCATCCTAGACGACGAAGAGCAGCCCCCCACGGGTGCAGGCCCGCCCCTTGGGATGTATTCAGGCCACAGGCCTGGCCTCAGCCGCCACTGCTCCTGCCGCCAAGGCTACCAGGAGCCCTGTGGGGTCCCCAATGGGGGCTACTACCGGCCGGAGGGCACCCTGGACAGGCGGCGGCTGGCCTACGGGGGCTACGAGGGGCACCCCCAGGGCTACACCGAGGCCTCCGTGGAGAAGAGGCGCCTCTGCCGATCACTGTCTGAGGGGCCATATCCCTACCCTCCCGAGCTGGGGAAACCAGCCACCGGGGACTTCGGCTACCGGGCCCCGGGCTATCGGGAGGTGGTGATCCTGGAGGACGCCGGGTTGCCTGCACTGTGTTCGTGCCCTGCCTGTGAGGAGAAGCTGGCGCTGCCCACTGCAGCCCTATACGGGCTGCGGCTGGAGAGGGAGGCCGGAGAGGGGTGGGCAGGCGAGGCCGGCAAGCCTCGCTTGCACCCGGTACGGACGGGGCACCCGCTGCCCCTGCTGGTGCCTGCCTACGGCCATCACCATGCCCCGATGCCCGACTACAGCTGCCTGAAACCCCCCAAGGCGGCTGAGGACGGGCATGAGGGCTGCTCCTATGCCATGTGCCCTGAGAACAGGTATGGGCACCCAGGGTACCCTGCCCTGGTGACCTACAGCTATGGAGGAGCGGTTCCCAGTTACTGCCCAGCATACGGCCGGGTGCCCCACAGCTGTGGCTCTCCAGCTGAGGGCAGAGGGTACCCCAGTTCTGGCGCCCACTCTCCACGGGCTGGCTCCATATCCCCAGGCAGCCCGCCCTACCCACAGTCCAGGAAGCTGAGTTACGAGATTCCTgcggaggagggaggggacaggtaCCCCATGCCTGGGCACCTGGCCCCAGCAGGCCCCTTGGCATCTGCAG AGTCCCCTGAGCCAGGCTCTTGGAGGGAGGGCCCAAGCGGGCACAGCACCCTACCTCGGTCTCCCCGTGACGCTCCGTGCAGTGCCTCTTCTGAGCTGTCTGCGCCTTCCACACCCCTGCACACCAGCAGCCCAGTCCAGGGCAAGGAAAG CACCCGACGGCAGGACACCACGTCGTCCCCCACCTTGGTGCCCACTCAGAGACTAAGTCCTGGCGAGGCCTTGCCATCTGTTCCCCAGGGAGGCGCTGAAAAGGCTCCCGAGCTGCCAGGAAGAAGCGGGCTAGAGCTTCCGGTGCCtagccccttctccccaacctccCCGCCCAGCTCACCCAGTGACTGGCCTCAGGAGAAGAGCCCTGGGAGCCGCTCCGATGGTGCCAGTCCGAGGGGCCCCGTGCCCACCACGCTGCCTGGCCTCCGCCATGCCCCCTGGCAGGGACTTCGAGATCCCCCAGATAGTCCGGATGGGTCCCCCCTCACTCCTGTGCCTACCCAGATGCCCTGGCTCATGGCCAGTTCAGAGCCATCTCAGAGCTCACCCACGCCTGCCTTCCCCCTGGCTGCCTCCTATGACATCAAtggccccacccagcccccactTCCCGAGAAGCGCCACTTGCTGGGACCTGGGCAACAGCCAGGACCCTGGAGCTCAGAGCAGGCATCACCACCAGCCAGAGGCACCAGTCACCATGTCACCTTTGCACCTCTGCTCTCGGATAatgtcccccagcccccag AGCCTCCTATGCAAGAGAGCCAGAGCAACGTCAAGTTCGTCCAGGATACATCCAAGTTCTGGTACAAGCCACACCTGTCCCGTGACCAAG CCATTGCTCTACTGAAAGACAAGGATCCTGGGGCCTTCCTGATCAGAGACAGTCATTCATTCCAAGGAGCCTATGGATTGGCACTCAAAGTGGCCACACCGCCACCCAGCGCCCAGCCCTGGAAAG gGGACCCCTTGGAACAGCTGGTCCGCCATTTTCTCATTGAAACTGGGCCCAAAGGGGTGAAGATCAAGGGCTGTCCCAGTGAGCCCTACTTTG GCAGCCTGTCCGCCCTGGTGTCCCAGCACTCCATCTCCCCGCTGTCCCTGCCCTGTTGCCTGCGCATTCCCAGCAAAG ATCCTCTAGAGGAGACCCCAGAGGCCCCAGTGCCCGCCAACATGAGCACAGCCGCAGACCTCCTCCGTCAGGGTGCTG CCTGCAGTGTGCTCTACCTGACCTCAGTGGAGACGGAGTCACTGACGGGCCCCCAGGCAGTGGCCCGGGCCAGCTCAGCAGCTCTGAGCTGCAGCCCCCGGGCCACCCCAGCAATCGTCCACTTCAAGGTCTCGGCCCAGGGCATTACACTGACAGACAACCAAAGGAA GCTCTTCTTTCGCCGCCATTACCCAGTGAACAGCATCACCTTCTCCAGCACAGATCCTCAGGACCGGAG atGGGCCAACCCTGACGGGACAACCTCCAA GATCTTTGGTTTCGTGGCCAAGAAGCCGGGAAGCCCCTGGGAGAATGTGTGTCACCTCTTTGCAGAGCTTGACCCAGATCAGCCTGCAGGTGCCATTGTCACCTTCATCACCAAAGTCCTACTGGGCCAGAGAAAGTGA
- the TNS2 gene encoding tensin-2 isoform X4: MRKFCEDKVAAELQPSQRRYISYFSGLLSGSIRMNSSPLFLHYVLVPVLPAFEPGTGFQPFLKIYQSMQLVYTSGIYHITGPGPQQLCISLEPALLLKGDVMVTCYHKGGRGTDRTLVFRAQFHTCTIHGPRLTFPKDQLDEAWADERFPFQASVEFVFSSSPEKIKGNTPRNEPSVSVDYNTAEPAVRWDSYENFNQHHEDSVDGSPTHTRGPLDGSPYAQVQRAPRQTPPAPSPEPPPPPMLSVSSDSGHSSTLTTEPAAESPGRPPPTAAERQELDRLLGGCGVASGGRGAGRETAILDDEEQPPTGAGPPLGMYSGHRPGLSRHCSCRQGYQEPCGVPNGGYYRPEGTLDRRRLAYGGYEGHPQGYTEASVEKRRLCRSLSEGPYPYPPELGKPATGDFGYRAPGYREVVILEDAGLPALCSCPACEEKLALPTAALYGLRLEREAGEGWAGEAGKPRLHPVRTGHPLPLLVPAYGHHHAPMPDYSCLKPPKAAEDGHEGCSYAMCPENRYGHPGYPALVTYSYGGAVPSYCPAYGRVPHSCGSPAEGRGYPSSGAHSPRAGSISPGSPPYPQSRKLSYEIPAEEGGDRYPMPGHLAPAGPLASAESPEPGSWREGPSGHSTLPRSPRDAPCSASSELSAPSTPLHTSSPVQGKESTRRQDTTSSPTLVPTQRLSPGEALPSVPQGGAEKAPELPGRSGLELPVPSPFSPTSPPSSPSDWPQEKSPGSRSDGASPRGPVPTTLPGLRHAPWQGLRDPPDSPDGSPLTPVPTQMPWLMASSEPSQSSPTPAFPLAASYDINGPTQPPLPEKRHLLGPGQQPGPWSSEQASPPARGTSHHVTFAPLLSDNVPQPPEPPMQESQSNVKFVQDTSKFWYKPHLSRDQAIALLKDKDPGAFLIRDSHSFQGAYGLALKVATPPPSAQPWKGDPLEQLVRHFLIETGPKGVKIKGCPSEPYFGSLSALVSQHSISPLSLPCCLRIPSKDPLEETPEAPVPANMSTAADLLRQGAACSVLYLTSVETESLTGPQAVARASSAALSCSPRATPAIVHFKVSAQGITLTDNQRKLFFRRHYPVNSITFSSTDPQDRRWANPDGTTSKIFGFVAKKPGSPWENVCHLFAELDPDQPAGAIVTFITKVLLGQRK; the protein is encoded by the exons ATGAGGAAGTTCTGCGAGGACAAGGTAGCGGCAGAGCTACAGCCCTCCCAGCGCCG ATACATCAGCTACTTCAGCGGCCTCCTGTCTGGCTCCATCAGGATGAACAGCAGCCCTCTCTTCCTGCACTACGTGCTCGTGCCTGTGCTGCCAGCCTTTGAACCTGGCACTG GCTTCCAGCCCTTCCTCAAGATCTACCAGTCCATGCAGCTGGTCTACACCTCTGGAATCTA CCACATCACAGGCCCTGGGCCTCAGCAGCTTTGCATCAGCCTGGAGCCAGCCCTCCTCCTCAAAGGCGATGTTATG GTGACCTGCTATCACAAGGGTGGCCGGGGGACAGACCGGACCCTGGTGTTCCGAGCCCAGTTCCACACGTGCACCATCCACGGGCCACGACTCACTTTCCCCAAGGACCAGCTAGATGAGGCCTGGGCTG ATGAGAGGTTCCCCTTCCAAGCCTCAGTGGAGTTTGTCTTCTCCTCCAGCCCTGAAAAGATCAAAG GCAACACTCCACGGAATGAGCCTTCGGTCTCTGTTGACTACAACACCGCGGAGCCCGCTGTGCGCTGGGATTCCTACGAGAACTTCAACCAGCACCACGAGGACAGTGTGGACG gctccccaaCCCACACCCGAGGACCCCTGGATGGCAGTCCTTACGCCCAGGTGCAGCGGGCCCCCCGCCAGACCCCGCCAGCGCCCTCTCCGGAGCCACCTCCACCCCCCATGCTCTCTGTCAGCAGTGACTCTGGCCATTCGTCCACGCTGACCACGGAGCCCGCAGCCGAGTCACCTGGCCGGCCGCCCCCAACAGCTGCTGAGCGGCAGGAGCTGGACCGCCTCCTGGGTGGCTGCGGCGTGGCCAGTGGGGGCCGGGGAGCTGGGCGAGAGACAGCCATCCTAGACGACGAAGAGCAGCCCCCCACGGGTGCAGGCCCGCCCCTTGGGATGTATTCAGGCCACAGGCCTGGCCTCAGCCGCCACTGCTCCTGCCGCCAAGGCTACCAGGAGCCCTGTGGGGTCCCCAATGGGGGCTACTACCGGCCGGAGGGCACCCTGGACAGGCGGCGGCTGGCCTACGGGGGCTACGAGGGGCACCCCCAGGGCTACACCGAGGCCTCCGTGGAGAAGAGGCGCCTCTGCCGATCACTGTCTGAGGGGCCATATCCCTACCCTCCCGAGCTGGGGAAACCAGCCACCGGGGACTTCGGCTACCGGGCCCCGGGCTATCGGGAGGTGGTGATCCTGGAGGACGCCGGGTTGCCTGCACTGTGTTCGTGCCCTGCCTGTGAGGAGAAGCTGGCGCTGCCCACTGCAGCCCTATACGGGCTGCGGCTGGAGAGGGAGGCCGGAGAGGGGTGGGCAGGCGAGGCCGGCAAGCCTCGCTTGCACCCGGTACGGACGGGGCACCCGCTGCCCCTGCTGGTGCCTGCCTACGGCCATCACCATGCCCCGATGCCCGACTACAGCTGCCTGAAACCCCCCAAGGCGGCTGAGGACGGGCATGAGGGCTGCTCCTATGCCATGTGCCCTGAGAACAGGTATGGGCACCCAGGGTACCCTGCCCTGGTGACCTACAGCTATGGAGGAGCGGTTCCCAGTTACTGCCCAGCATACGGCCGGGTGCCCCACAGCTGTGGCTCTCCAGCTGAGGGCAGAGGGTACCCCAGTTCTGGCGCCCACTCTCCACGGGCTGGCTCCATATCCCCAGGCAGCCCGCCCTACCCACAGTCCAGGAAGCTGAGTTACGAGATTCCTgcggaggagggaggggacaggtaCCCCATGCCTGGGCACCTGGCCCCAGCAGGCCCCTTGGCATCTGCAG AGTCCCCTGAGCCAGGCTCTTGGAGGGAGGGCCCAAGCGGGCACAGCACCCTACCTCGGTCTCCCCGTGACGCTCCGTGCAGTGCCTCTTCTGAGCTGTCTGCGCCTTCCACACCCCTGCACACCAGCAGCCCAGTCCAGGGCAAGGAAAG CACCCGACGGCAGGACACCACGTCGTCCCCCACCTTGGTGCCCACTCAGAGACTAAGTCCTGGCGAGGCCTTGCCATCTGTTCCCCAGGGAGGCGCTGAAAAGGCTCCCGAGCTGCCAGGAAGAAGCGGGCTAGAGCTTCCGGTGCCtagccccttctccccaacctccCCGCCCAGCTCACCCAGTGACTGGCCTCAGGAGAAGAGCCCTGGGAGCCGCTCCGATGGTGCCAGTCCGAGGGGCCCCGTGCCCACCACGCTGCCTGGCCTCCGCCATGCCCCCTGGCAGGGACTTCGAGATCCCCCAGATAGTCCGGATGGGTCCCCCCTCACTCCTGTGCCTACCCAGATGCCCTGGCTCATGGCCAGTTCAGAGCCATCTCAGAGCTCACCCACGCCTGCCTTCCCCCTGGCTGCCTCCTATGACATCAAtggccccacccagcccccactTCCCGAGAAGCGCCACTTGCTGGGACCTGGGCAACAGCCAGGACCCTGGAGCTCAGAGCAGGCATCACCACCAGCCAGAGGCACCAGTCACCATGTCACCTTTGCACCTCTGCTCTCGGATAatgtcccccagcccccag AGCCTCCTATGCAAGAGAGCCAGAGCAACGTCAAGTTCGTCCAGGATACATCCAAGTTCTGGTACAAGCCACACCTGTCCCGTGACCAAG CCATTGCTCTACTGAAAGACAAGGATCCTGGGGCCTTCCTGATCAGAGACAGTCATTCATTCCAAGGAGCCTATGGATTGGCACTCAAAGTGGCCACACCGCCACCCAGCGCCCAGCCCTGGAAAG gGGACCCCTTGGAACAGCTGGTCCGCCATTTTCTCATTGAAACTGGGCCCAAAGGGGTGAAGATCAAGGGCTGTCCCAGTGAGCCCTACTTTG GCAGCCTGTCCGCCCTGGTGTCCCAGCACTCCATCTCCCCGCTGTCCCTGCCCTGTTGCCTGCGCATTCCCAGCAAAG ATCCTCTAGAGGAGACCCCAGAGGCCCCAGTGCCCGCCAACATGAGCACAGCCGCAGACCTCCTCCGTCAGGGTGCTG CCTGCAGTGTGCTCTACCTGACCTCAGTGGAGACGGAGTCACTGACGGGCCCCCAGGCAGTGGCCCGGGCCAGCTCAGCAGCTCTGAGCTGCAGCCCCCGGGCCACCCCAGCAATCGTCCACTTCAAGGTCTCGGCCCAGGGCATTACACTGACAGACAACCAAAGGAA GCTCTTCTTTCGCCGCCATTACCCAGTGAACAGCATCACCTTCTCCAGCACAGATCCTCAGGACCGGAG atGGGCCAACCCTGACGGGACAACCTCCAA GATCTTTGGTTTCGTGGCCAAGAAGCCGGGAAGCCCCTGGGAGAATGTGTGTCACCTCTTTGCAGAGCTTGACCCAGATCAGCCTGCAGGTGCCATTGTCACCTTCATCACCAAAGTCCTACTGGGCCAGAGAAAGTGA